The Candidatus Tanganyikabacteria bacterium sequence CAACAAGGAGACCGATAGCTCCTGGAAGGTGATCGTACCGGTAGACAAGCGGCCGGCCCGCAAGTTCGGCACGCTCGACCTGGACAACCTCTTCTCGGTGGTCCTGGGCGATCCCGGCCAGGTCGCGCTGATCGACGGCAACGCCAAGCGCATCGTCGAAGTCGTCGACACCGGCCCCGGCATGGTCCACGCGACGCGGACCTCGGCCTCCGGTCGCTACCTGTACGCACTGGGCCGGGACGGCCGGGTCACGCAGGTCGATCTCTGGATGGACCCGCCGCAGCCCGTGGCCGAGGTGCGGGTCGGCCTGGAGGCCCGGGGCCTGGAAGTATCGAGGGCCAAGGGCTTCGAGGATCTCTACGTGGTGGTGGGCAGCACCTGGCCCGCGCAATACGTGATCCTCGACGGCAAGACCCTGAAACCCCTGGTCTACAAGTCGACCGAGGCCATGATCGGCAAGAACAAGGTGGCGGGTCGCATCGCCGCCATCGGGTCGAGCGCCGCCAGGCCCGAGTTCGTCGCGACCGTCAAGGAGACCGGCAAGGTGCTCCTGATCGATTACAGCCAGATTTCCCGCGTGTACCACACCGCCCTCGACGGCGCTCCGTTCCTGGCAGAGGGCGGCTTCGACTCGTCCGGCCGCTACTTCATGGTCGCCGCCAACCTGGCCAACCAGATACTGGTCGTGGACACCACCGGGCCAAAGGTCGTCAAGACAGTCATGACCGGCAACAAGCCCAATCCCAGCCATGGCGCCAACTTCATCGATCCGCAGTTCGGCCCGGTCTGGGCCACTCCCCACCTGGGCGACAGCTCGGTGGCGCTGATCGGCACCGATCCGGCCAGGCACGCGGGCTCGGCCTGGAAGGTGGTTCGTACGCTCAAGGGCCCGAGTGCCGGCGCCTCGGCCATCAAGGCGCACCCGAAGAGCCAGAACCTGTGGGTGGACTACAGCCTCCGCGATCCGGGCGAATTCGATGACAAGGTCGCCGTCTGGGACATCCGTGCGCTGGACAAGCCGCCGCAGACGCTCGCCATCGCCAAGCTGGCCAAGCTGGCGGGCGGGCGGGTCGTGGACGCTGAATACAGCAAGGCCGGCGACGAGATCTGGTTCTCGGTCGCCGCGAGCAAGAGCAGGCCATCGGCCATCGTGGTGGTCGACGATCGCACCCGCAAGGTCAAGACCGTCATCCGGGACCAGCGACTGGTCACGCCGGCCGCGCAATTCAACGCTTACAACACGCGGCACGACGTGCATTAGCGAGTCAAGCGGGCACATATCCCGTTAGACAACTGGCGAATTGAATCGCGGAGGGGTTCCGCGGATCGTCTGATCCGCGGAACCCCTGATCGCGAGGAGATCCTGCCTGCTAATTCGTATTTGTTCATTAACGGGAAAAACTACTGACGCCTAGCATTTCTGAATAAGTAGATGCCTCGCTTATGACTAGGTAACAGCCCATGCCACGATAAGAGCGGACGCGGACCTCTCCGGCGGCCCGCGCCAGCGATAACGACGACGATCGGAAAGCACCTTCGTGGAAAAGAAGACTTTGAGGGGACTGCTCCTGGCGGGCGGGGGCGTCGCGTCGGCCGGATTCATGTTCTGGCTCGCGGCCGGCGGCCTGCGGGACGGGCACCTGATCCGCTTCCTGCCGCAGATCATCGCCCTGATGGCGTTGACCGTGGTCCTGCTCGTGATGGGCGTCTTCGCGTTCCTCCCCGACTCGTCCCTGGACGACGACGACACCCACGGTGCCAAGCCCGACTACAAGCATTCTTACGCCATCTTCGGCGTCGTGGGCGCCGCGCTCTTGCTGGCGATCGTGGCGCGGCAGGTGGTGGTGCCCGAGACCTTCGGGGAGTTCGGGTTCTATCGCGGTTCGGCCGCCGTCGAGGCCCGGCAGAAGGACCCCCGCCACGTGGGCAAGAAGACGTGCATCGAGTGCCACTCGGACGTCGGCGAGGCCCACGACAAGGACCTCCACTCCACGGTGCAATGCGAGAGTTGCCACGGCCCCGGCGGCAAGCACGCCGAGGCCGGCGGCATGGAGGCGATGCTCAAACCAACCCGGGGCAAGGAATTCCGGGAGATGTGCATGACGTGCCACCTCAAGCAGGCCGCACGGCCCCGCGACTTCGCCCAGATCCGCTGGGACGATCACGTCAAGGCGGTGGGCGCACGAGACCCCAATGTCGACTGCAAGAGCTGCCACGATCCGCATGAGCCGCTGTACCTCGACGGCGACATCCGCACCGCGCGGGAGCACCCCATGGTGGAGCGCCGTTTCCTGGCCGATCCCAGCCACGAGGACATCCAGGCGTCACTCTCGGCCGGGGTCAAGCCTTCCGAGTGCGCTTTCTGCCACCAGACCCTGGTGACGGACTTCGCCAACCGCACGCACAGCAGGCAGACCTGCACGAATTGCCACGCGTTCATCAAGGAGACCGAGACATTCGGCCGCATGATCAAGAACCGCAATCCGCAAC is a genomic window containing:
- a CDS encoding c-type cytochrome, with amino-acid sequence MKVGSLRLAGASVAILALAVALAPPSGAAGKPALTADELKRGKEIFFQRCAGCHGAFRKGGIGKALAPETMQAGTDYYKAFIAHGSEAGMPQFEDDLSKTDIDILARYVQSEEAKPPAWGNKETDSSWKVIVPVDKRPARKFGTLDLDNLFSVVLGDPGQVALIDGNAKRIVEVVDTGPGMVHATRTSASGRYLYALGRDGRVTQVDLWMDPPQPVAEVRVGLEARGLEVSRAKGFEDLYVVVGSTWPAQYVILDGKTLKPLVYKSTEAMIGKNKVAGRIAAIGSSAARPEFVATVKETGKVLLIDYSQISRVYHTALDGAPFLAEGGFDSSGRYFMVAANLANQILVVDTTGPKVVKTVMTGNKPNPSHGANFIDPQFGPVWATPHLGDSSVALIGTDPARHAGSAWKVVRTLKGPSAGASAIKAHPKSQNLWVDYSLRDPGEFDDKVAVWDIRALDKPPQTLAIAKLAKLAGGRVVDAEYSKAGDEIWFSVAASKSRPSAIVVVDDRTRKVKTVIRDQRLVTPAAQFNAYNTRHDVH